A genome region from Methanobrevibacter sp. includes the following:
- a CDS encoding V-type ATP synthase subunit B, with amino-acid sequence MNTNIKTREYTTVSEVSGPLMVVEGVEGVGYNEIVDIETPAGEKRSGQVLEVSKDVAVIQVFEGTNDLNTKDTKTRFTGQTAKIGVSRDMVGRIFNGIGKPIDGGPEIIPDEELDINGAPMNPASREFPEEFIQTGISTIDGMNTLVRGQKLPIFSGSGLPHNDLAVQIARQAKVLGADDEFAVIFAAMGITNEEANFFMRDFERTGALEKLTVFMNLADDPAIERILTPKMALTTAEYYAFTLGMQVLVILTDMTNYCEALREISAAREEVPGRRGYPGYMYTDLAGIYERAGRIDGKEGSITQMPILVMPQDDITHPIPDLTGYITEGQIVLSREIFRKGIYPPVDVLPSLSRLMSGGIGGEKTRDDHSGVSDQLYSAYAEGRELRDLVAVVGEEALTDRDQKFLEFAQEFEDQFITQSKDEDRTIFETLDLGWNLLKILPKSELKRVKEEFIEQYLPKDD; translated from the coding sequence ATGAATACAAATATTAAAACTAGAGAATATACTACTGTATCCGAAGTCTCAGGTCCTTTAATGGTTGTTGAAGGAGTAGAAGGCGTTGGTTACAATGAAATTGTAGATATTGAAACACCTGCTGGTGAAAAAAGAAGTGGACAAGTTCTTGAAGTAAGTAAAGACGTTGCTGTTATTCAAGTTTTCGAAGGAACTAATGATTTAAACACTAAAGATACTAAAACCAGATTCACTGGTCAAACCGCTAAAATCGGTGTATCCAGAGATATGGTAGGACGTATTTTTAACGGTATTGGTAAACCTATTGACGGCGGACCAGAAATCATCCCTGATGAAGAATTGGATATTAACGGGGCTCCTATGAACCCTGCTTCTCGTGAATTCCCTGAAGAATTTATTCAAACTGGTATCTCTACCATTGACGGAATGAACACATTAGTAAGAGGACAAAAACTTCCTATTTTCTCAGGATCTGGTTTACCTCACAACGATTTGGCTGTACAAATTGCAAGACAAGCTAAAGTATTAGGTGCTGACGATGAATTCGCAGTAATTTTTGCAGCTATGGGTATTACAAACGAAGAAGCAAACTTCTTTATGAGGGACTTCGAACGTACTGGAGCTTTAGAAAAATTAACAGTATTCATGAACTTAGCTGACGATCCGGCTATTGAAAGAATCTTGACTCCAAAAATGGCTTTAACTACTGCCGAATATTACGCATTCACCTTAGGTATGCAAGTATTAGTTATCTTAACAGATATGACTAACTACTGTGAAGCTTTAAGGGAAATTTCCGCAGCAAGAGAAGAAGTACCTGGAAGAAGAGGTTATCCTGGTTACATGTATACTGACCTTGCTGGTATTTATGAGAGAGCTGGTCGTATCGACGGTAAAGAAGGTTCTATTACTCAAATGCCTATCTTAGTTATGCCTCAAGACGATATTACTCACCCAATTCCGGATTTAACCGGTTATATTACCGAAGGACAAATTGTATTAAGTAGGGAAATTTTCAGGAAAGGTATTTACCCTCCTGTAGACGTACTTCCTTCACTTTCTCGTTTGATGAGTGGTGGTATCGGTGGAGAAAAAACCAGAGATGACCACAGTGGTGTATCTGACCAACTTTATTCTGCATATGCAGAAGGTCGTGAATTAAGAGACTTGGTTGCGGTTGTAGGGGAAGAAGCACTTACTGACAGGGATCAAAAATTCTTAGAATTTGCTCAAGAATTTGAAGATCAGTTCATTACTCAAAGTAAAGATGAAGATAGGACTATCTTTGAAACCTTAGACCTTGGTTGGAATTTACTTAAAATCTTACCTAAATCCGAGCTCAAAAGAGTTAAAGAAGAATTTATTGAACAATACCTTCCAAAAGATGACTAA
- a CDS encoding V-type ATP synthase subunit D — MAQDIIDGINPTRMELLSLKNRTKLAIKGHGLLKEKRDALIKEFFDILDRVKGIRENAELSLKEANDALLEAQIAMGDLAVKKAALSVKESIDVEITSRSVMGVAVPVTNVKMEENSLIDRGYGFADTTIQLDEAAKKFEESLKYLIELGEIEKTIFLLAEEIEATKRRVNALEHIMIPRFQNTEKYIDMRLQEMERENFVRLKMIRSTIEKNEKEAAALKNADA, encoded by the coding sequence ATGGCACAAGATATTATAGATGGAATTAATCCAACTCGTATGGAATTATTATCTCTTAAAAACAGAACTAAACTGGCTATTAAAGGGCATGGTTTACTTAAAGAGAAAAGAGATGCATTAATTAAAGAGTTTTTTGATATCTTGGATCGTGTCAAAGGTATTCGTGAAAATGCAGAACTCAGTCTTAAAGAAGCAAATGATGCTTTACTTGAAGCTCAAATTGCTATGGGTGATTTGGCTGTTAAAAAAGCAGCATTATCTGTTAAAGAATCTATTGATGTAGAAATTACATCAAGAAGTGTTATGGGTGTTGCTGTACCTGTAACCAATGTTAAAATGGAAGAAAATTCTCTTATTGATAGAGGTTACGGTTTTGCTGACACTACCATTCAATTAGACGAAGCTGCAAAGAAATTCGAGGAATCTCTTAAGTATTTAATCGAACTTGGTGAAATAGAAAAAACAATTTTCTTACTTGCTGAAGAAATCGAAGCTACTAAACGTAGAGTAAATGCTTTAGAACACATTATGATTCCTAGATTCCAAAATACTGAAAAGTATATTGATATGAGACTCCAAGAAATGGAAAGGGAAAACTTTGTAAGATTGAAAATGATTAGATCAACTATTGAGAAAAATGAAAAAGAAGCTGCTGCTTTAAAAAATGCAGACGCTTAA
- a CDS encoding ATP-grasp domain-containing protein: MEKLLLIGINTRSMVNSALKLNYDIYSASYFSTSDSPSIKNQKIVLKEQCDESCGVFDSQFNSQTLLEISNDYLDEVDNIIPISGVSPSDFSKKHQKKILGNKDVGNVEDKFRFYRNIKDEFSTPVTFRLSDIGEAREINNNYPDTQFILKPLQGSGGYDVNLLNNNADLQFNEGEFILQECINGISLSSSVLSTESDAKTITSSRLLTINDFEKNSSFKYVGNILPLTNKSIMAGIKYTDEITKQLETTSQKLIQKFKLIGSNGVDYILNEKGLYVIEINPRIQGTFECVEKSFGINMLEAHINACKGKIIEIPYPEYYSYKKIIYSPTRMKYQKIDLDNIYDLPHIGSITEKSEPLLTVIDKDRYFKNLFEKVELSSETVKEEAIKHQLKII, encoded by the coding sequence ATGGAAAAACTATTGCTTATTGGAATTAACACAAGAAGTATGGTTAATAGTGCCTTAAAATTAAATTATGATATTTATTCTGCAAGCTATTTTTCAACATCAGACTCACCCTCTATAAAAAACCAAAAAATTGTCCTAAAAGAGCAATGCGATGAAAGCTGTGGTGTTTTTGATAGTCAATTCAATAGTCAAACCCTTTTGGAAATATCAAATGACTACCTAGATGAAGTTGACAATATAATTCCCATATCCGGCGTTTCGCCAAGTGATTTTTCAAAAAAACATCAAAAGAAAATTTTAGGAAATAAGGATGTTGGAAATGTCGAAGACAAATTCAGATTTTACAGGAATATAAAAGATGAATTTTCAACACCGGTTACTTTTAGGTTAAGTGATATAGGTGAAGCACGGGAAATAAATAATAATTACCCTGACACTCAATTTATCTTAAAACCCCTTCAAGGAAGTGGAGGGTATGATGTAAATCTATTAAATAATAATGCAGATTTACAATTTAATGAGGGAGAATTTATTTTACAGGAATGCATTAATGGAATCAGTTTAAGTTCATCAGTGCTTTCAACCGAAAGTGATGCAAAGACAATAACCAGTTCAAGATTATTAACAATAAATGATTTTGAAAAAAACAGCTCTTTTAAATATGTTGGAAACATACTGCCTTTAACAAATAAATCAATAATGGCAGGCATAAAATATACCGATGAAATAACAAAGCAGCTGGAAACAACTTCACAGAAACTCATACAAAAATTCAAATTAATCGGTTCAAATGGAGTTGACTATATTCTTAATGAAAAAGGACTGTATGTAATCGAGATCAATCCAAGAATACAGGGAACATTTGAATGTGTTGAAAAATCATTCGGAATAAACATGCTTGAAGCACATATCAATGCATGTAAAGGCAAAATTATTGAAATCCCCTATCCTGAATATTATTCCTATAAAAAAATCATTTATTCACCGACAAGAATGAAATATCAAAAAATAGATTTGGACAATATCTATGACCTACCCCACATTGGATCAATTACTGAAAAATCAGAGCCTCTGCTTACAGTAATCGATAAGGACAGATATTTTAAAAATTTATTTGAAAAAGTTGAATTGTCAAGTGAAACAGTAAAAGAAGAAGCTATAAAACACCAACTAAAAATAATATGA
- a CDS encoding DUF1284 domain-containing protein, which produces MKLILRGHHLLCLKGFQGYGYDENFALNMADVNSKRKLKKTTVLLTNTPDDICRKCPNLKDGLCQNSKTNEIITNMDNEVLKKLDSSKEFNSVELFEKVDGIFNTEESVSEICCNCIWHDKCLFYQNLSDNR; this is translated from the coding sequence ATGAAACTTATTTTAAGAGGACATCACCTATTATGCCTTAAAGGTTTTCAGGGATACGGCTACGATGAAAACTTTGCTTTAAACATGGCTGATGTTAACTCCAAAAGAAAACTTAAAAAAACAACCGTCTTATTAACCAACACTCCAGATGATATTTGCAGGAAGTGTCCGAACCTTAAAGACGGATTATGCCAGAACAGCAAAACAAATGAGATAATTACCAATATGGATAATGAAGTGTTAAAAAAATTAGATTCCTCAAAAGAGTTTAATTCTGTAGAATTATTTGAAAAAGTCGATGGAATTTTTAATACTGAAGAAAGCGTATCTGAAATTTGTTGTAATTGTATTTGGCATGACAAATGCTTATTTTATCAAAATTTATCAGATAACCGATAA
- a CDS encoding biotin transporter BioY — MNMDNFYSTRKNVFERIQDASTATKLLMSLMMACLTGIMAQIIIPLPWTPVPITAQTFAVLCSGLFLGKRYGCLSQVLYVVLGVAFIPWFGGMTGGLEALLGSTGGYFIGFIITAYFIGLITEKYAESRSFRKMAVVIGIANFALIYIPGLAGLALWFNLTQGTAIGIVDLLMMGLVPFIVGDIVKILGAASVSKVFLPKD; from the coding sequence ATTAATATGGATAATTTTTATAGTACTAGAAAAAATGTTTTTGAAAGAATTCAGGACGCTAGTACCGCAACTAAGTTGCTCATGTCATTAATGATGGCTTGTTTAACTGGTATAATGGCGCAAATCATTATTCCACTACCATGGACTCCCGTTCCTATAACTGCACAAACATTTGCAGTATTATGTTCTGGTTTATTTTTAGGTAAAAGATATGGATGTTTAAGTCAAGTTTTATATGTTGTCTTAGGTGTTGCATTTATTCCTTGGTTTGGAGGAATGACCGGAGGACTTGAAGCATTATTAGGTTCAACCGGAGGATACTTCATAGGATTTATCATTACCGCATACTTTATTGGATTGATAACTGAAAAATATGCTGAATCACGTAGTTTTAGAAAAATGGCAGTTGTTATTGGAATTGCAAATTTTGCTTTAATCTACATCCCAGGACTTGCAGGTCTCGCATTATGGTTTAATTTAACCCAAGGTACAGCAATTGGTATTGTTGATCTTTTAATGATGGGTCTTGTACCGTTTATTGTAGGAGACATTGTGAAAATATTAGGAGCGGCATCTGTTTCCAAAGTATTTTTACCAAAAGACTAA
- the dnaG gene encoding DNA primase DnaG, which yields MGKGEELTTTKYLIHAQIDANGIVEKPDVVGAVFGQTEGLLSNDLDLRELQRTGRIGRIQVNIQSNGGRAKGEIVIPSSLDRVETAILAASLETINRVGPCEAEIQTTKVEDVRAVKREQVVNRAKEIYKNMVESIGPTSMKMIEEVREAMRVHEISEYGEDRLPAGPSIHTSDAIIVVEGRSDVLNLLKYGIKNTVAVEGVNVPHSIGELSKKRTTTAFVDGDRGGELILKELLQIGSVDFITRAPKGKEVEDLEKDEVLIALRDKVPTAQFLATSNILNDSNHKKEHRKNGRHNKKQRYNNNNHEAVQEPVIEDDEVSLMKDMLKEFEGTGVGAILDEALNMTKEVEVENIYEEIKGIEGTANAVIFDGVISQRLVDVASEKGIKKLVAFKSVNIVKKPHNVKIITID from the coding sequence ATGGGAAAAGGTGAAGAATTAACTACAACAAAATATTTAATTCACGCTCAAATTGACGCTAACGGAATTGTAGAAAAACCTGATGTTGTTGGTGCAGTATTTGGGCAAACTGAAGGTTTACTTAGTAATGATTTAGATTTAAGAGAACTTCAAAGAACCGGAAGGATTGGAAGGATTCAAGTCAACATCCAATCCAATGGTGGAAGAGCAAAAGGAGAAATTGTAATTCCTTCCAGTTTGGATAGAGTTGAAACCGCCATTCTTGCAGCATCTCTTGAAACAATAAATCGAGTAGGTCCTTGTGAAGCGGAAATTCAAACTACTAAAGTTGAAGATGTAAGAGCCGTCAAAAGAGAACAAGTTGTTAACCGTGCTAAAGAAATTTATAAAAACATGGTTGAAAGCATTGGCCCTACCAGTATGAAAATGATTGAGGAAGTCAGAGAAGCCATGAGAGTTCATGAAATCTCTGAATATGGTGAAGACCGCCTTCCTGCCGGCCCTAGCATCCACACATCCGACGCAATTATTGTAGTTGAAGGTCGCAGCGATGTTTTAAACTTACTCAAATACGGCATTAAAAATACCGTAGCTGTCGAAGGGGTGAATGTACCTCATTCAATCGGCGAATTAAGTAAAAAAAGAACAACAACCGCATTTGTTGATGGTGACAGAGGCGGAGAACTCATATTAAAAGAACTATTGCAAATTGGAAGCGTCGACTTTATTACCCGTGCTCCAAAAGGAAAAGAAGTCGAAGATCTGGAAAAAGACGAAGTTTTAATTGCACTTAGGGATAAGGTCCCAACTGCACAATTCTTAGCTACCAGCAACATTCTCAATGACAGCAATCATAAAAAAGAACACAGAAAAAATGGCAGACACAATAAAAAACAAAGATACAACAACAATAACCATGAAGCTGTTCAAGAACCGGTCATTGAAGATGATGAAGTAAGCTTAATGAAAGATATGCTTAAAGAATTTGAAGGCACAGGTGTTGGAGCAATCTTAGACGAAGCATTAAATATGACTAAAGAAGTTGAAGTGGAAAACATCTATGAAGAAATCAAAGGCATAGAAGGCACTGCCAATGCAGTAATATTCGACGGAGTTATTAGTCAAAGATTAGTGGATGTGGCATCCGAGAAAGGAATTAAAAAATTGGTCGCATTCAAATCCGTCAACATAGTTAAAAAACCGCACAATGTCAAAATCATAACTATTGATTGA
- a CDS encoding RraA family protein has product MSISPKDVLNKNKNLNKRVSIEEINLDDVTIDDLKFNGKNYDKYINLYSLLENVSACQVSDAYNGISHRSGTVQKIKSVNNNRVFGKIFTAQTTSDDWGTSALAIDDADEGDILFFKVDSEDKAIWGELASTCAKNNGIKATVIYGSARDLDALLYMDFPVFASNHCPNAGSALGLGSLNEPIEIEGVEINPGDFFIGDENGIVVIPKKLFAKTMAATLAVKVKESKIIKDIGSGTTLSQIVGLRNK; this is encoded by the coding sequence ATGTCAATAAGTCCAAAAGATGTTTTAAATAAAAATAAAAATCTAAATAAGCGTGTAAGTATTGAAGAAATTAATTTAGATGATGTTACAATCGATGATTTAAAATTCAATGGTAAAAATTATGATAAATATATTAATTTATATTCCCTATTGGAGAACGTTTCAGCCTGCCAGGTCTCTGATGCATATAACGGAATATCTCACAGGTCAGGAACAGTTCAAAAAATAAAGTCCGTTAACAACAACAGGGTTTTCGGAAAAATTTTCACTGCACAAACAACAAGCGATGACTGGGGAACTTCTGCTTTGGCTATCGATGATGCTGACGAGGGGGATATTTTATTTTTTAAAGTTGATAGTGAAGATAAGGCCATTTGGGGAGAATTGGCTTCTACCTGTGCAAAAAATAATGGAATTAAAGCCACTGTAATTTATGGATCAGCCCGTGACTTGGATGCGCTGCTCTATATGGATTTCCCTGTTTTTGCTTCTAATCACTGTCCTAATGCAGGTTCTGCTTTGGGTTTGGGCAGTTTAAATGAACCAATCGAAATTGAAGGTGTTGAAATAAATCCTGGCGACTTTTTCATTGGTGATGAGAACGGAATTGTCGTAATTCCAAAAAAATTATTCGCAAAAACAATGGCTGCGACACTTGCAGTTAAGGTCAAAGAATCTAAAATCATAAAAGACATTGGTTCAGGCACAACTTTGTCACAAATAGTTGGTCTTAGAAACAAATAG